DNA from Amorphoplanes friuliensis DSM 7358:
CTGTAGAAGGCTCGTCGGCCCGTGCCTCCTGCTCGATCGCGTCCGGATCGACCGGAGGGGAAGCCGGAGCCGGGGCGGGAGCGGGGGCGGCCGCGGGTGAGCCCATCGTGCGGCCCACCGCGATCATGCCGGTGAACGCGCCCACGAAGAGGACGATCAGGCCGTTGTTGAGCCGGGAGCCGCTGAGCATCTGCTGGACGGTCAGCTCGAGCTCGCTGACCTTGCCGGCCAGCTCCAGCACCCGGGAGCCCGCCGTCCGCGTCAGCGCCTCACCGACGATCAGCAGCAGGCCCGGGCCGGCACCGGCGAGCGCGTAGAACGGCCAGCGCACGTCGGAGCCGCTGCGGCGGCGGGCGCGGCGCAGCACCCGGTAGGCCACGACGGCCCCGGCCACGCCGCTGAGCACCGACTGGAGCAGCGCGAACCAGCTCGCCGCGCCGGTCTGCGACGCGGCGGTGTCGCCGGAGCCGAGGGCGGACAGCAGCGGGTCCTGCAGGTAGTTGAGCACGAAGCCGACGACGAACACCGCGACCGCGCCCCAGCACACCGCCGCGATGACCCGGGGATAGCGCAGGCCCGCGAGGGCGCCGCCGATCGTGGCCGCGGCGGCGACGGTGCCGCCGACCACGGCGTACAGCCAGCCCTCGGTGTTGATCGTGATGATCGAGAGGGCGCCCAGCGCGCCGAGGCCCAGCCCCGCGCCGGTTGCGATGATGAAGCGGACCGTGACGCCGGGAGTGCGGCCTCCGCGGGTCAGGAAGGCCAGGACGGCGAGCGCGACGGCCGCGCCCGCGACGAGGCTGGCGGAGATCGCGCCGGGCAGGGCGTACGCCGTGGAGGTGACCTCCATCTCGACGTCCGCGCGGCCGGTGATCGTGGCCCGGGCGGACCACAGCATCGCGGCCATCCAGACGACGCCGACAGCGGCCAGCAGGATGCCGTTGGAAGGTGCCCGTTCCGCGCCCTCCTGAGCGCTCTCGGCCGCCTCGACCTCGCTGTCCACCTCACTCATGCGCCTCAGGGTACGCGGGCCCGCAGCGCCTCCTGACGCCCCCGGAGAGGCGTTTGCTGCGTGCGAGGATGGAACGCGACACACGATGTCAGGACACAAGCACCCACGAGGTCGAGGAGTACGTGATGGACGCCCTGCTTGCCGTGCCGGAGCCCCGGAACGAGCCGGTCCGCAGTTATGCCCCCGGCAGCCCCGAACGGGCTTCGCTGCAGGCGCGGCTCGATGCCATGGCCGGCGAGCGGCTGGACCTGACGATGACGATCGACGGCACCCGGACCATGGGTGGCGGGAACACGATCGACGTCGTTCAGCCGCACAAGCACAGCCACGTGCTCGGTGTCACCGGCAACGCCACTCACGCGGACGCCACGGCGGCCGTGGCGGCGGCCAAGCGGGCCGCTCCGGGCTGGCGTGCCCTGCCGTTCAGCGAGCGCGCCGCGGTCTTCCTGCGGGCCGCCGAGCTGCTCGCCGGTGGCTGGCGTGACACCCTCAACGCCGCGACGATCCTGGGCCAGTCGAAGTCCGTCTACCAGGCGGAGATCGACGCGGCCTGCGAGCTGATCGACTTCCTGCGCTTCAACGCCGCGTTCGGCGAGAAGATCCTCGGCGAGCAGCCGCAGTCGTCGCCCGGCGTGTGGAACCGCTTCGACCACCGCCCGCTCGAGGGTTTCGTCTACGCGATCACGCCGTTCAACTTCACCGCCATCGCCGGCAACCTCCCGTCGGCGCCCGCCCTGATGGGCAACACGGTGGTCTGGAAGCCGTCGCCGACCCAGCAGCTGTCGGCGCACTTCACGATGCGGCTCTTCGAGGCCGCGGGTCTGCCGCCCGGCGTCATCAACATGGTCACCGGTGACGGGCTGGCTGTGTCCGACGTGGTGCTGGCCGATCCCGACCTCGCGGGCATCCACTTCACCGGCTCCACGGCGACCTTCCGGCACCTGTGGCGTGAGGTCGGGTCGAACATCGACCGCTACAAGGCGTACCCGCGGCTCGTGGGGGAGACCGGCGGCAAGGACTTCGTCTTTGCGCACGCCAGCGCCGACGTGGACATGCTGCACACCGCGCTGATCCGCGGCGCCTACGAGTACCAGGGTCAGAAGTGCTCGGCGGCGTCCCGGGCCTACGTGCCGCGTTCCATCTGGGAGGGCGGCCTGCGTGACCGGCTCGCGGCCTCCGTCTCCTCGATCCGGTACGGCGATGTGACCGATCTGTCGACCTTCGGCGGCGCCGTGATCGACGGACGGGCGTTCGCGAAGCACGCCTCGGCTCTCGACCGGATCAAGAACAGCGCCTCGTGCACCGTGCTGGCCGGCGGGACGGCCGACGACAGCGAGGGCTTCTTCGTCGCGCCGACGCTCGTGGAGTCGACCGACCCGGCACACGAGATCTTCACGACCGAGTACTTCGGTCCGATCCTCGGCGTCCACGTCTACGAGGACGGTGCTTTCGAGACCGCGGTGGCCCAGGCCGAGGCCGTTTCCCCGTACGCGCTGACGGGCTCCATCTTCGCCACCGACCGCACAGTGGTGGATTGGGCGGCCGGAGCCCTGCGCAACGCGGCCGGCAACTTCTACATCAACGACAAGCCGACCGGTGCGGTCGTCGGGCAGCAGCCCTTCGGCGGTGCCCGCGGCAGTGGCACGAACGACAAGGCCGGCTCGGTGCTGAACCTCCACCGGTGGGTCTCGCCGCGGACCATCAAGGAAACGTTCGAGGCGCCGACCGACTGGCGCTATCCCCACATGGGATGATTGTCCTCTTTGTGGGCCGTTGCGTGTTCTTCACGTGGCGGCCCACGTTTTTGTGCCCGGGGGCCGCGGCCTTTGGAAGGGTTGCCGACCTACAGCGCCGTCTGACCGTTTTCGTGAACCATTTTACCGCGCGAGATCGCTCCACAAGGGCAAAACGCCCGGTCACGACCCTCGTGGTCGGACTGTCTGTGCGGGACAGTCGCTTGTGGAGACGCAAATTGGGCGGATCGGGCGAAATCCTGGACGCCGGGACGACAAAGTGGCAGCTTAGAAGGCATGCCCGACTCTCAAATCAATCCCACGGCTGCCGCCCTTCTGGGCCTGCTCCACGAGGGCCCGATGACCGGTGGACAGCTCATGGCGGCTGCCGAACGCCGCCTCGGGCCGTACTGGTCGATGACGCGGAGCCAGGTCTACCGCGAACTCCCGGTGCTCGCCGAGATGGGCTTCGTCCGCCTCGGCAAGCCCGGACCGCGGTCCAGCCAGCCCTACGCCATCACCGCCAGCGGCAAGCGCGCCTTCAGCCGCTGGCTGGCCGAGTCCCCGGGTCGTGACGCGATCCGTAACCCGGTCGCCCTGCGGGTCGCCTTCGGCAGCCAGCATTCCGGCAATCAGCTCAAGACGCTCTACACGGGCGCCAACGAGTACCACTCCGAGGCTCTCGCCATGGCGCGCGAGCAGGCCAAGGAAGCGAAGAAGGCCGGCGACGCCTACGGTGCGGCCGCCCTCGAGTTCGCTGTGGCGTACCACAAAGCAGCCCTGAGCTGGCTCAAGGTTGCTCCCGCCGAGTAATCACCGAAGCACGAACTACCGGCCGCCCGGCCGGTTGACCGGCCGGGCGGCGTATTCTCGACAGTCGTGAGTGCAGCCGACTTCCCTGAACAGCTCAAAGCCCTCGACGCCACCCTCCGCAACATCGAGAACGTCCTCGACGTGGACAAGCTGCGTCGTGACCGGGCGGTGCTCGAGGAGCAGGCCTCCGCCCCCGACCTGTGGGACGACCAGGCCCGGGCCCAGGAGGTCAACTCCCGGCTCTCGTACCTGACCGGTGAGATCCACCGGATGGAGAAGCTCCGGCAGCGCATCGACGATGCCGAGCTGCTCCTCGAGATGGCCCAGGACGCCGACGACGAGGGTTCCATCGCCGAGGTCGGCGACGAGCTCGTCTCCCTGACCAAGGCCGTCGAGGAGATGGAGGTTCGTACCCTCCTGTCCGGCGAGTACGACTCCCGCGAGGCCGTCGTGGCCATCCGTGCGGGTGCCGGTGGTGTCGACGCCGCCGACTTCGCCGAGATGCTGATGCGGATGTACCTGCGCTGGGCCGAGCGCCACGGTTACCCGACCGAGGTCTACGAGACCTCGTACGCCGAGGAGGCGGGCCTCAAGTCCGCGACCTTCGCCGTCAAGGTGCCGTACGCGTACGGGACGCTCAGCGTCGAGTCCGGCACGCACCGTCTGGTGCGGATCAGCCCGTTCGACAACCAGGGCCGCCGGCAGACGAGCTTCGCCGGTGTCGAGGTGATGCCGGTTGTCGAGCAGACGGACCATATCGACATTCCGGACAACGAGCTGCGGGTGGACGTCTACCGTTCGTCCGGGCCTGGTGGACAGAGCGTTAACACGACCGACTCGGCTGTGCGCCTCACGCACATTCCGACGGGCATCGTCGTGACGTGTCAGAACGAAAAATCCCAGCTTCAGAACAAGGCCTCCGCGATGCGGGTGCTCCAGGCGCGACTGCTCGAACGCAAGCGTCAGGAGGAGGAGGCGAAGATGGCCGGCCTCAAGCAGGACACCACCGGATCGTGGGGCGACCAGATGCGCAGCTACGTCCTCCACCCGTACCAGATGGTCAAGGATCTGCGTACTGAGCAGGAGACGGGCAACCCTTCGTCGGTGTTCGACGGTGAGCTCGACGAGTTCATCGAGGCGGGCATCCGGTGGCGCAAGCAGACCCAGATCGCGGCGGGCTAGGGGTGCGACACGCCGCCTGACCGTTCGTTCAGGCGGCGTCCGCCGGACCGGTGAACCCGGCCGTCCGCGCGGGGGAGGTCCACGACGTCCGCATCATCTGTGCCAAAATCCAGCGACCGCCGGGGTTGGCGTTTTCGTTACACCGCGTAGACTCTCGACCCGTGATTCAGCTTGAGAACGTGACTAAGACGTATCCAAAGGCGTCTCGGCCGTCGCTGGACGATGTCAGCGTCGGAATCGAGAAGGGTGAGTTCGTCTTCTTCATCGGCCCTTCGGGTTCCGGCAAGTCGACGATCATCAAGCTTCTGCTGCACGAGGTGGCCCCCTCGCGCGGCAAAGTGGTGGTTAACGCCAAGGACGTCACCACCATGCGGTCGTGGAAGATCCCGCACTTCCGCCGCTCGATCGGCTGTGTGTTCCAGGACTTCCGCCTGCTGCCCAACCGCACCGCGTACGAGAACGTGGCGTTCGCCCTCGAGGTGATCGGCAAGACCAAGGCCGTCGCCCGCCGGGTGGTGCCCGAGGTTCTCGAGCTGGTCGGCCTCGGTGGCAAGGAGCACCGCTACCCGCACGAGCTGTCGGGTGGTGAGCAGCAGCGTGTCGCCGTGGCCCGGGCGTTCGTCAACCGGCCGCTGATCCTGCTGGCCGACGAGCCCACCGGTAACCTCGACCCCGACACCTCCATCGAGATCATGCGGCTGCTGGACCGGATCAACCGGACCGGCACGACGGTCGTGATGGTCACCCACGACTCCAACATCGTCAACCAGATGCGCCGACGGGTCATCGAGATCGAGAGCGGACGGATCGTCCGCGACCAGGCCCGCGGCGTCTACGGCTGACAGCCGGGCCGCGCCCCCCAACTGCTTTTGATGTAAGCCGCGGAGTCCCGGAAGGAACCCCCGATGCGTTTCAAGTACGTCCTCAACGAGGTGCTGGTCGGCCTGTGGCGAAACGTCACGATGACCATCGCCATGATCATCACCATGTCGGTCTCCCTGACCATGCTCGGCGCCAGCGTGCTGATGTACATGCAGGTCGACCAGATGAAGAGCTATTACTACGGGGAGATCGAGGTCTCGATCTTCCTTCGTGAGGACGTCACCGAGGCTCAGCGCGCCGCCATCACCCAGGCGATCGACACCAACGGCCTCGTGCAGAGCAAGACGTACGAGACCCGCGCCCAGGCGTTCGAGAAGTTCAAGGTGCTCTGGCGCGACTCGCCCGACTTCGTGAAGTCGGTCGGACCGGACAGCTTGCCGGAGTCGTTCCGCGTCAAGCTCAAGGACCCGGAGCAATACCAGGCGTTCGCCGAGCAGATCCAGGGCCTTCCGGGCATCCAGGACATCGTCGACCAGCGTGAGTTGCTCGACAAGGTCTTCAAGATCTTCAACGCGATCCAGGTGGGAGCTCTGGTTGTCGCGGGCTTCATGGCCTTGGCGGCGCTCCTGCTGGTCGGTAACACGATCCAGGTGGCCGCCTACAGCAAGCGGCGAGAAGTCGCGGTCATGAAGCTGGTGGGTGCGTCCAACTGGTTCATCCAGGCGCCGTTCGTGCTCGAGGCGGTGGTGGCCGGCCTCATCGGCGCGATCCTCGGCTTCGTGTTCATCTTCATCGGCAAGGTGGTCCTGCTGGACGGCCGATTGCAGGCCCTGACGAACGTTCTGACCCCGATCCCGGACGGCAACGTGTGGCTGATGCTGCCGCTGCTCGCCGGTGTCGGAGCCGGCGTCAGTGCGATCACCGCCTGGATCACCCTGCGGTTCTACCTGAAGGTCTGACACCTTCCGCTTCCGATCGCCGCGCATCCCACCGGGGTGCGCGGCGATTGTGGTTTTCGGACGGTTAACCGCCCGATCCGGCCAATTGTCACTAATAGTCGGAGTACGGTGACTCTTCGTGGAGTTCTCTCATCGTCGACACAGCCGGATCGCCGTCGTACTGAGCGTGCTCTGCGCCGCGGGGCTGTCACTGGCCGCACCTGGCGCGGCCGTGGCGGGGCCCGACAACGACGCCAAGCGCGCCGGACGTGCCGTGGAGCGAGCGGAAGCGATCCTCGAACACGCCACCGCCACCGCCCGCAACGCCGCCCGGCGCCTGGAAACCGCGACCGCCGCGCTGCCGACCGCGCAGAAGAAGGTCGCCACCACCCGCGGCATCGTCGCGGCCGCCTCCGTCGAGGCCGCCACGGCGCGCCGCAAGGCCGACGCCGCACGAGCGTCCTACGGGAAGGTCGCCGACCGCTTCGAACA
Protein-coding regions in this window:
- the ftsE gene encoding cell division ATP-binding protein FtsE gives rise to the protein MIQLENVTKTYPKASRPSLDDVSVGIEKGEFVFFIGPSGSGKSTIIKLLLHEVAPSRGKVVVNAKDVTTMRSWKIPHFRRSIGCVFQDFRLLPNRTAYENVAFALEVIGKTKAVARRVVPEVLELVGLGGKEHRYPHELSGGEQQRVAVARAFVNRPLILLADEPTGNLDPDTSIEIMRLLDRINRTGTTVVMVTHDSNIVNQMRRRVIEIESGRIVRDQARGVYG
- the pruA gene encoding L-glutamate gamma-semialdehyde dehydrogenase, producing MDALLAVPEPRNEPVRSYAPGSPERASLQARLDAMAGERLDLTMTIDGTRTMGGGNTIDVVQPHKHSHVLGVTGNATHADATAAVAAAKRAAPGWRALPFSERAAVFLRAAELLAGGWRDTLNAATILGQSKSVYQAEIDAACELIDFLRFNAAFGEKILGEQPQSSPGVWNRFDHRPLEGFVYAITPFNFTAIAGNLPSAPALMGNTVVWKPSPTQQLSAHFTMRLFEAAGLPPGVINMVTGDGLAVSDVVLADPDLAGIHFTGSTATFRHLWREVGSNIDRYKAYPRLVGETGGKDFVFAHASADVDMLHTALIRGAYEYQGQKCSAASRAYVPRSIWEGGLRDRLAASVSSIRYGDVTDLSTFGGAVIDGRAFAKHASALDRIKNSASCTVLAGGTADDSEGFFVAPTLVESTDPAHEIFTTEYFGPILGVHVYEDGAFETAVAQAEAVSPYALTGSIFATDRTVVDWAAGALRNAAGNFYINDKPTGAVVGQQPFGGARGSGTNDKAGSVLNLHRWVSPRTIKETFEAPTDWRYPHMG
- the prfB gene encoding peptide chain release factor 2 encodes the protein MSAADFPEQLKALDATLRNIENVLDVDKLRRDRAVLEEQASAPDLWDDQARAQEVNSRLSYLTGEIHRMEKLRQRIDDAELLLEMAQDADDEGSIAEVGDELVSLTKAVEEMEVRTLLSGEYDSREAVVAIRAGAGGVDAADFAEMLMRMYLRWAERHGYPTEVYETSYAEEAGLKSATFAVKVPYAYGTLSVESGTHRLVRISPFDNQGRRQTSFAGVEVMPVVEQTDHIDIPDNELRVDVYRSSGPGGQSVNTTDSAVRLTHIPTGIVVTCQNEKSQLQNKASAMRVLQARLLERKRQEEEAKMAGLKQDTTGSWGDQMRSYVLHPYQMVKDLRTEQETGNPSSVFDGELDEFIEAGIRWRKQTQIAAG
- the ftsX gene encoding permease-like cell division protein FtsX: MRFKYVLNEVLVGLWRNVTMTIAMIITMSVSLTMLGASVLMYMQVDQMKSYYYGEIEVSIFLREDVTEAQRAAITQAIDTNGLVQSKTYETRAQAFEKFKVLWRDSPDFVKSVGPDSLPESFRVKLKDPEQYQAFAEQIQGLPGIQDIVDQRELLDKVFKIFNAIQVGALVVAGFMALAALLLVGNTIQVAAYSKRREVAVMKLVGASNWFIQAPFVLEAVVAGLIGAILGFVFIFIGKVVLLDGRLQALTNVLTPIPDGNVWLMLPLLAGVGAGVSAITAWITLRFYLKV
- a CDS encoding PadR family transcriptional regulator, with amino-acid sequence MPDSQINPTAAALLGLLHEGPMTGGQLMAAAERRLGPYWSMTRSQVYRELPVLAEMGFVRLGKPGPRSSQPYAITASGKRAFSRWLAESPGRDAIRNPVALRVAFGSQHSGNQLKTLYTGANEYHSEALAMAREQAKEAKKAGDAYGAAALEFAVAYHKAALSWLKVAPAE